The genomic DNA TCGGTACAAGCAGCAGCACGGCGCGAACGGGAGCGACTGCGTGATCCGTGTGCCGCCTGGGACGCTGGTTTTTGACGAAGAGACCGGCGAGCAGGTCTGCGACATCAAGCCTGATGAGCGCGTGGTGATCGCGCCGGGAGGCCGGGGCGGATTCGGGAACGAGCACTTCAAGACCTCGACGTACCAGACTCCGATGCACGCCAAGCCGGGCGAGCCGGCGGTTGAGCGGACGCTGCGTCTGGAACTCAAGCTCATCGCCGATGTCGGGCTTGTGGGGATGCCGAACGCGGGGAAGTCGACGCTGCTCGCGGCACTGACGCGGGCGACACCGAAGATCGCGAACTATCCGTTCACAACGCTCTCGCCGCAGCTGGGCATCGCGGAGCTTGACCAGGATCGACGGATCGTGATCGCCGACATTCCGGGATTGATCGAGGGTGCGGCGGACGGCGCGGGGCTCGGGCATGACTTCCTGAGGCACATCGAGCGGACGCGTGTGCTCGTGCATCTGCTGGATGTGATGCCCGACAACGAGCGGACGCCAGCGGAGAACTACGACGCGATTCGCGCGGAGCTCGCGGGGTACAGCACGACGCTCGCAGAGAAGCAGGAGATCATCGCGCTGAACAAGCTCGATCTCCTGCCCGACGAGAAGGAGCGGACCGCGAAGGTGAAGGAGCTTCGCCTCAAGCTCAAGCTCGGCAGGGACACGGAGGTTGTCGCGCTCTCCGGCGCGGCGAAGCTCGGGACGCGGGAACTGCTGGAGAAGCTCTGGGAGATTCTGCACCCGCGGGGGCTGGAGCGCGAAGAGAAGTGGGCTCCGGTTTCGGAGGCCGAGTGAGCGATGCCGGTTGACGGGGCTCAGGACGAGTGCCCGTATGTGAGCCGCGGCGGGCTCAAAATGGAGCATGCGCTGCGCGAGTTCGGTCTTGACCCGAGCGGGATGGTGTGCGCCGATCTCGGCGCGAGCACGGGCGGGTTCACGGACTGCCTGTTGCGGCACGGCGCGGCGAGGGTCTATGCGGTTGACACGGCGTACGGCGAGTTCGCTTGGAGACTGCGGAAGGATCCGCGCGTGGTGGTGATGGAGAGGTCGAACGCGTTGCACGCTGCGCCTCCCCGGGATGTGAGCGATGCTGGCGGGGTCGATCTTGTGGTGATTGATCTCGGGTGGACGAGGCAGCGGCACGCGATTCCTGCCGCGCTGCGGTGGATGAAACCAGGCGGGCGGATCATCACGCTGATCAAGCCCCATTACGAGGTCGGGGAATCCGGTGCGCGGGTCGGGGTGACGGTGCTCGGTGAGGAAGAGGCGGAGGCGATCACTGATCGGGTGGTGTCGGAGATGCCCACGCTCGGGGTGAGAGCGATCGCGGTGACGAAGTCGCCGGTGCTGGGCGGCTCTGTGAGTGCAAGGCGGAAGAAAAAGGGCACGGGGAACGCTGAGTGGCTTGTTCTTCTCGAACGCGCGGAGAGCGACTGATCAGCCGCGCCATGCGATGTTGGAGGGCGGCTTCTTGGCTGGAGTCGTGAGTTTGAGTCCCACGATGCCGAGACCGATGCAGGCGAGGCATGCGAACTGGACGAGGTTCATGCGTTCTCCGAAGATCAGGACGCCGGCGATGACGGAGCCGAGTGCTCCGATGCCGACCCAGACGGTGTAGGAGATCCCGAGGGGGAGCACCCGCATCGCCAGGGCGAGGAGGGTGAAGCTCACGAGCATCGCGACGATCGTGTAGACGCTCGGCCAGAGGCGGGTGAATCCGTGGCTCTGCTTCATGCCGATGGCCCAGACGACTTCGAGCAATCCGGCGACGGTGAGGAGGATCCATGCCATGCGTGGATCATTCGCCCGCCATCGATGCCGCGAGAGCGGAGATCACTCGTCGTCGGGCGGCAGGGCGCAGGTTCCGCCGTGCTTCTCGTGGTAGTCCTGGTGGTACTCTTCGGCGGGCCAGAAGGGACCGACATCGGCGACGAGTTGGACCTGCGTGACGATCTTCCTGTTCTTGAAT from Phycisphaeraceae bacterium includes the following:
- the obgE gene encoding GTPase ObgE, with amino-acid sequence MFVDRAIIKVKSGKGGDGHISFRRAKYEPKGGPNGGDGGDGGSVILVGDHNVNTLYTFRGQYHWEAEEGEPGRYKQQHGANGSDCVIRVPPGTLVFDEETGEQVCDIKPDERVVIAPGGRGGFGNEHFKTSTYQTPMHAKPGEPAVERTLRLELKLIADVGLVGMPNAGKSTLLAALTRATPKIANYPFTTLSPQLGIAELDQDRRIVIADIPGLIEGAADGAGLGHDFLRHIERTRVLVHLLDVMPDNERTPAENYDAIRAELAGYSTTLAEKQEIIALNKLDLLPDEKERTAKVKELRLKLKLGRDTEVVALSGAAKLGTRELLEKLWEILHPRGLEREEKWAPVSEAE
- the sugE gene encoding quaternary ammonium compound efflux SMR transporter SugE: MAWILLTVAGLLEVVWAIGMKQSHGFTRLWPSVYTIVAMLVSFTLLALAMRVLPLGISYTVWVGIGALGSVIAGVLIFGERMNLVQFACLACIGLGIVGLKLTTPAKKPPSNIAWRG